GCCACCGCCAGCATGCCGCCGGGCGGGATCTTCACCGCCTGGCGGACGCGTTCCATGACCATGGTGACCGCGTCGGGCAGGGCGACGGCACCGGCGATGGTCGCGGCGACGAGTTCGCCCGCGCTGTGGCCCAGCACCGCGGTGGGGCGCACCCCCCAGCCGATCACCATGCGGCCGAGCGCGTAGTCGACCGCGAAGAGGAGCGGCTGAGCCCGGCGTACGTCGTCGATGGGGATCAGGGGGCGGCCGTCGGTGAGCCAGTCCGCTCGGATCCGCGGGCCCTCGTCGCCCATGTGGGACAGGGCCGCGTCGAAGGCGGCGGTGAACACCGGCTCCCGTCCGTACAGACCGGCCGCCATGGCGTGGTGCTGGGAGCCCTGGCCCGGGAAGAGCAGGGCGACGGGCCGGGGCCGCGTCGCGGTGACCGCCTTCGCCTTGTGCACCATGGCGGCGGAGAGCGCGGCGACGGTGACGGCGGCGCCGCGCACCGGTCCGGGCTCGGTGCCGCACGGGACCGTGGTGGGCAGCGCCGGGAACGCCTCGTGGTGCAGAGCCGAGAGCAGGGGCAGCAGTTCGCCGCGCACCCGCTGCTCGTCCCGCTCGTCCCGGCCCGACCACAGCAGCAGCCGGTGCCGGCCCGGGTCGGTGGCGCGGTGCCCGTGCACCAGGGCCTTCAGCTCCGGCGCGGCGTCGGGGCCGGCGGTGGTGAGGTCGAGTGTGCCGAGGACGGTGTCGCCGTCCGCGACCGCCTCCGCGGCCCGTTTCACCGCGTAGACCGTGATGGTCCCGACCTCGGGCTCGTCGAATCCGGCGACGAGCGCGAAGTCCGCGGTGCCGTCATGGAGTTCCTGGTGGGCCAGTCGCAGGGCGCGGCCGGGCGCCGAGGCGGTCCGCACCGCGAAACCCTCGTGCTCGGGGGCGAGTGAAGGGTCCGGCGCGTGCGCACCGACGTAGACGACGGTCCGTACGGGCAGATCGCGCGGGGAGCGGCCGAAGGCCCGCAGCACCGCGGAGACCGCGGCGGGCGACGCCGGCACGGGCGACCAGTCCTCTCCCGCGGAGCCCGGACGGACCATCAGCCTCCGGATCAGCGCGCTGTCAGCCGTCAGCGGCATGGGGTACCTCCTCGTGGGCCGCGGACCGCCGCGGCCGGTGGGGCAAGGATCGACAGGAACCAGGGGGCGTGGGGGGAGTCGGGTCGGGAAAGGAGTGCGGGCCGCCCCTGGCGGCGGGGGATCCGGAATCGGGGCGGCCCGCACCGTCCGGCTCAGGCCGCGTTGTCCTGGCCGGAGTTGATGAGCTCGAGCAGGGCACGGGGCGTCTCGGCGTCGACGACCGCGTCGTCCGGAACGCTGATGCCGTAGGTCCGCTGGACCTCTCCTATGACCTGGAGCAGGGCGAGCGAGTCGTAGCCGAGTTCCAGGAACGGGGTGTCGAGGACGTCGCCGTCCAGGTCGATGCCCTCCTCCTCACCCGCGCTCTCGCGCAGCATCCGGGTCAGGTCGGCCAGGGTCACGGTGGTGCTCGTGGTGGTGGTCACGGTAGGTCCTCCGTTGGGTGATGGTTGTGGTGCCTGACTCAGGGTGTGGCGAGGGCTGGTCACGTCGTACGACGTACGACGAGGGCCGCGTTGAAGCCGCCGTGCCCCCGGGCGAGAACCAGCGCGCTGCGCAGGTCCGCCTCCCGGGGCGCCCCGGTGACCAGGTCGATCGGATAGTCGGCGGCGGCCGCGTCGACGCCCACGGTGTGCGGGATCACCCCGTCGCGCAGGGCGAGCAGAGCGGTGGCCGCGTCGAGGGCGGCACCGCCGGCGAGCAGCCGCCCGGTCATCGACTTGGGGGCGGTCACCGGTACGGCGTTCGGGCCGAACACCTCCGCCAGGACCTCGGCCTCGGCCCGGTCCAGCTCCGGGACACCGGCGGCGTCGGCGAAGACGACGTCGATGTCGGCGGGGGTGAGACCGGCGTCGGCGAGGGCGGTGCGCACGGCCCTGGCCAGGCCCGGCGGGCGCCCGGAGCCGGGGGCGGGGTCGAGCGTGGCGGCGTACCCGGCGATCTCGCCGTAGACGTGGGACGCGCCCCGCTCGCGGGCCGCCGCGAGGTCCTCGGCCACCAGGATGGCGCCGCCCTCCCCCACCACGTATCCGCTTGCCTCGGCGGAGAAGGGCAGGTAGGCGCGGGCCGGGTCCTGCTCGGTGCTCATCAGGCCGGTGGTGAGCTGCGGGACCCAGCCCCAGGGGCAGATACCCGCGTCGACGCCTCCGGAGACGACCGCCTGGAACCCCTTACGGACATGGCGGCGGGCCTGGCCGATCGCGTCGATGCCGCCGGCCTGTTCGGTCAGCAGCACGCCGCTGGGGCCGCGCAGCTTGTGCCGGATGGAGATCTGCCCGGTGTTGACGGCGTAGAACCAGGCGAAGGACTGGTAGGCGCTGACGTGTTCCTTGCCCTTGCTCCACAGGTTCTGCAGCTCGCGCTGGCCGAACTCGACGGCGCCGCCGGACGCCGAGGTGACCGTGCCCATGCCGTACTCGGGCACGTCCCCGGTGTCGATGCCGGCGTCCTCGAGGGCCCACTCCGCGGCGGCCAGGGCGAGTCTGGTCATGTGGTCGGTCTGCGGCATCAGCCGGCTGGGGATGTGCTCCTCGGCGACGAACCCCGGGACCTCGCCGGCCAGCCGGGCCGGGTACCGCGTGGCGTCGAACCGGGTGACCGGGCCGATGCCCGACTCGCCGGCGAGGGTCGCCTTCCAGTAGTCCTCGGTGCCCAGGCCGTTGGGTGCGGCGACACCGAGACCCGTCACCACGGTGGACGTGGTCATGCGATGCTCCTTTCCGGTCGCGCGAGGACCATCGCGCTCTGGAAGCCGCCGAAGCCGCTGCCCACGCTGAGAACGACGTCCGTCTGCTTCTCCCGGGCGGTCAACGGGATGTAGTCGAGGTCCAGTTCGGGATCCGGCTCGTGCAGGTTGGCGGTGGGCGGCAGCACACCGTGCTCCATGGCGAGGGCACAGGCGGCGATCTCGAGCGAGCCGATCGCGCCGAGCGAGTGCCCGATCATCGATTTGATGGAGCTGACCGGGGTCCGGTAGGCGTGCTCGCCCAGGCTGCGCTTGAACGCGCCCGTCTCGTGACGGTCGTTCATCTTGGTGCCGGAACCGTGTGCGTTGATGTAGTCGATCGTGGTCGGGTCGAGCCGGGCCTCGGCGAGGGCGGCGTCGATGGCCTCGGACATCTCTCGGCCGTCCGGCTTGAGCCCGGTCATGTGGTAAGCGTTGCAGCGCTGAGCGAAGCCCGCGATCTCGGCGTAGATGTGCGCGCCCCGGGCCCGGGCGCTTTCCAGCTCCTCCAGGACCAGCACGGCCGCGCCCTCGCCGAGGACCAGGCCGCTGCGGGTCCTATCGAAGGGGCGGCAGGCGCTCTCGGGGGTGTCGTTGCGCGGGGTGGTGGCGAGGATGGCGTCGAAGCAGGCGGAGGTGATCGGGGAGATCGGGGCCTCGGTCGCGCCGGCGATCATGATGTCGCAGGTGCCCTCGCGGATCAGTTCCACCGCGTGACCGAGCGAGTCGAGGCCGGAGGTGCAGCCGGTGGAGACCACGGCCGCCGGTCCTTCGGCACCGGCGGCCTGGCCCACCTCGGCGGCCATCGAGCTGGGCACGAAGTGCCGGTAGAGCTGGGGAATCCCGTACTCGTGGTCGACGAGCCACTCGCGGCCGCCGTCGCTGACCACCGCGTACTCGCGCTCCAGGCTGGTGGTGCAGCCGACCGCGCTGCCGAGCGAGGTGCCGATCCGGCCCGGGTCGAGGTCGGAGGTGTCGAGACCGCTGTCGGCGAGCGCCTCCCGCGTGGAGACGACCGCGAACTGCGCGGCCCGGTCCAGCCGTCGGGCCTCCTGCTGGGAGAGGCCGGCGGCCAACGGGGCGAAGTCGCACTCGGCGGCGACCCGGGAGCGGAACTGGGAAGGGTCGTAGAAGGAGATGGTGCGGGTGGCGGTACGGCCGGCGGTGAGCAGGTCCCAGTACTCCTTGACGCCGATCCCGCCAGGGGCCACGACGCCCAGTCCGGTGATGGCAACTCGACGCATCATCTACCTCGCCTTCGACGGGGCGGGGTGCTTCGCGCACTCCCTGCCGGATGGAACTGTGCGGGCCACTGTCGATCCCTTCGTCCGGAACACTGCGGTGTCGCGGCGGCCGGGGCTGCCATGGATGGGCTCTCGCCCCGGCCGGCCGGGCCGGACGGCCACTCGCTCGTGGCGTGCCGCCGTATCCGGTGCAACCCATGGAACGTGCAGGTGCTCGACGGCCGCTCGTGTCCGCGTGGACGCTGCGTCTGCGCAGGTCAGGCGCAGGTCAGGTGAAGGCCAGGTGCAGTTCAGGTGGGGAGGTTGCCATGCTTGCGGGCGGGTATTTCGGCCTTTTTGCCACGCAGCATGGCCAGGGACCGGATCAGGACGGAGCGGGTCTCGGCCGGCTCGATGACGTCGTCGACCAAGCCGCGTTCGGCGGCGTAATAGGGGTGCATCAGCTCGGTCTTGTACTCCTTGATGCGCTGCACCCGTACGGCGTCGGGGTCGTCGGAGGCGTTGATCTCCCGGCGGAAGATGACGTTCGCGGCGCCCTCGGCGCCCATCACGGCGATCTCGTTGGTCGGCCAGGCGAAGGACAGGTCGCAGCCGATGGACCGGGAGTCCATGACGATGTAGGCGCCGCCGTAGGCCTTGCGCAGGACCACGGAGATGCGGGGCACGGTGGCGTTGCAGTAGGCGTACAGCAGCTTCGCGCCGTGCCGGATGATGCCGTTGTGCTCCTGGTCGACGCCCGGCAGGAAGCCCGGCACATCGACCAGGGTGACCAGCGGGATGTTGAACGCGTCGCAGGTGGAGACGAATCGGGCGGCCTTCTCGCTGGCGTGGATGTCGAGGACACCGGCGAGGACGGCGGGCTGGTTGGCGACGATGCCGACGGTGTGCCCGTCGAGGCGGGCCAGCGCGCACACCACGTTGCGCGCCCATGCCTCGTGGACCTCGAAGTACTCGCCGTCGTCGACGAGTTCCTCGATGACGTCGCGGACGTCGTAGGAACGGCCCGGCTCGGCGGGTACGAGGTCGCACAGGGCCTCGGTACGCCGGTCCGCGGGGTCGTCGGCCGGTGCGGCGGGCGGCATCTCGCGGTTGTTGGACGGCAGCAGCGAGAGGAGGAAGCGCACGTCCTCCAGGCACTCGGTCTCGTCGTCGTACGCGAAGTGGCAGACGCCGGAGGCGGTCGCGTGCGGCTCGGCGCCGCCCAGACCGTTGTGGGTGATCTTCTCGCCGGTGACGGCCTGGACGACGTCGGGTCCGGTGATGAACATCTGGGCGGTCTCACGCACCATGAACACGAAGTCGGTCAGGGCGGGGCTGTAGGCGGCACCGCCGGCGCACGGGCCGAGCATCACGCTGATCTGCGGGATGACGCCCGAGGCGGCGACGTTGCGGCGGAAGATCCCGCCGTAGCCGGCGAGGGCGGTGACGCCTTCCTGGATGCGGGCGCCGGCGCCGTCGTTGAGCGACACCAGGGGCGCGCCGGCCGCCTCGGCCAGGTCCATCACCTTGTGCACCTTGGCGGCGTGGGCCTCGCCGAGTGCGCCGGCGAAGACGCGGAAGTCATGGGCGTACGCGAAGACGGTGCGGCCGTGGACCAGGCCCCAGCCGATCACCACGCCGTCGCCGTGCGGCTTCTTGTCCTCCAGGCCGAATCCGGTCGCACGGTGCCTGCGCAGCGGCTCGATCTCGGTGAAGGTGCCCTCGTCGAAGAGGACCGCCAGCCGCTCGTGGGCGGTGAGCTTGTTCTTCGCATGCTGCCGCCGGGTCGCCTCGGGATCGGGTCCCCGGCTCACTTCCTCTTTGATACGACGCAGCTCCGCGGCGGCTCGGCGCAGGTCAGGGGCGACTGTGGAGACCGTGAGGTCGTCGAGGATCGTCATCGGCCGAACGTAGGCCCGCTGCCTCGAACCCGCCTCGAGGCGGGGGCGGTGGACTGGGCCGACCATGGGGAGGGGAGAGCGGACTCGCCCCATCACGGGGAGGGGTGGACGGACTCGGCCAACCGCACGGAGAGGCGAGCGGACTCGACCCACCAATCGGAGAGGGGCGGACGGACTCGACCCACTACGGGGAGGGGCGGGCGGACTCGACCGACCGCACCGAGAGGCGGGCGGACTCGGCCAACCGTCGGGAGGGGCGGGCGTACTTGGCCCATCACGCGGAGAGGCGGGCGAACTCGGCCAACCACGGGGAGGAGCGGGCGTACTTGCCCCATCACGCGGAGAGGCGAGCGGACTCGGCCAACCACGGGGAGGAGCGGGCGTACTCGGCCAACCACACCGAGAGGCCGGCGAACTCGACCGACCACACGGAGAGGCGAGCGGACTCGGCCAACCGTCGGGAGGGGCAACCGGCTCGCCCGGTTGCGGTAAGGGCGGCAACCGGCCGCGTCGGCCACGGGCAGGGGCAGGGGCCGCAGGGGGTGAACCCGGCCGACCGCCGGGTGCGGGCAGCCGGCCCGGCCGGCCACTCACGGGAGCCGCGGAATCGACCGACCGCGAAGAGAAGAGCGGCGACCGACGACCGACGACCCTGCCGGCCACCGACAGGAGCCGGGAACTCGGTCGGCCGCGGGCGGGGGCCGTGGGCTCAGCCGGCCGCGGAGAAGGGGACCCTCTGGTGCAGGTCGGCGTCCAGTGCCGGGTCCGCGGAGAGGATCGACAAGTGCAACCGCTGCAGTCGGGGCGACGGCTCAAGGCCGAGCTCCTCGACGAGCGAACCGCGCAGCCGCTGGTACGCCTCCAGGGCCCGCCAGGCCTTGTTCGAGCGGTGCAGGGCAGTCATCAGATGCGCGCAGAAGTTCTCGTGCATGGGGTGCTTGGCCACCAGCACCCGCAGTTCGGGCACGATCTCGGCGTGCCGTCCAAGGCGCAGATCGGCCTCTATCCGCAGCTCCAGCGCCGCCATCCGGTCCTCTTCGAGCCGCAGCGCCTCCAGTTCGAGCACGCTGCCCACCGGTACGTCCACGAGCGCCGGCCCCTGCCACAGGTCCAGGGCCCTGCGCAGCAGCTCGGCGGAGGTCCGGTAGTCGGCCGCCTCGTGGGCGTCCCGGCCGGAGGCACAGAGCTGCTCGAAATCCTGCACGTCGATCTGCCCCGGCTGCACCTCGAGGAGGTAGCCGCCGTGCTGGGTGACGAGGATGTCCTTCGGCTGCCGGCTGGCGTCGCCCTCCAGGGCGGCCGCTATCTTGCGCCTCAGCTGGAGGATGTAGGTCTGCAGGGTGGTGGCGGCGCTGCGGGGTATGTGCTCGCCCCAGATCTCCTCCATCAGCGTCGGCACCGTGACGACGCGTCCGGCCTGCAGAGCGAGCAGGACGAGAATCTGCCGTGGCTTGGCGGCACTCGGCACCACCGACACGCCGTTGAGTTCCGCAGTGAGCCGACCCAGTACCTTGATGTCCATGTGATCACTCTCCCGTCTCGCGCGGGCAGTACCCGCCCCCGTCTTACGCGGGCGGTGCCGTCAGCCGAGGGGCCGGCGGTCACCGCCTCCCGAGCAAGGCAAAAGCTTCGCAGCAGCCGGGTTCGAGCCACAGTGTGCGGGTCATGAAGAGGCCTATGAAAATGTCATACCGCGATGGTGACGGCCACACTGTGCGGCTTGAAACAGCGCCCTCCAGAATTCGGTGACGCGGGACGCCGAACGAATTCCCGATTCGCAGCGCTTCTCAACACTCATGACTCTGGAGGGTTCCATGAGCACGTTGACCATCCCCGCCCCGGCCCGTTTGGCCGGAACGTCCGCGCAGGACCACCGCATCGCACTCCTCACGGCCCGGGCAGGGCTCGAACCCCAGCTGGCCGAGCGCTACCTCACCGACCCGGTATCGGTCCTCGCAGAGTTCGGGGTGGTGGCGGCGGAACCCGTCTACCTGGCAGAGGCTGGCGGAAAACCGTTTGTGCTGGAGGACCTCGACCGGGGGGACACGGCCGTCAGCTACAACAGCTGGCTGTGCGGCCAGCAGCACCCTCTCGCCGGCTCCGCGACCACCACCGCATGAGCCGATCCGCCCTGCCCTCCGCGGAACCGCAGGTGGGATTCAAGCCTCACCTGCGCGTCGAGGTCGTCGGTGGAGAGGCCGTGTACCTGCTGTCGGAGTGCGGCACGACCGCCCTGCACGGGCCGCATGTCGAAGCCATCGCCCCGCTGCTCGACGGGACCCGGACCCTGGAGGCCGTCATCCAGGAGGCCGCGGCCGTGGTGGACGTCACCACGGCGGGCCGGACGATCGCCGCCCTCGCCGAGGCCCAGCTCATCGGGTACCGCGCTCCGTCGGCGGATGCCGCCGCCGAGGCGTACTGGGAACTCTCGGGCCTGAGCGGCGCCGACGCGGAGGCGGCGCTGCGCGGCACACCGGTGCGGCTGCTGGTGCTGGGCAGCACGGACCCCGGTCCCGTCCGCGAGGAGTGCCTCACCTCCGGTCTCACCCTGGCCGGCGACGACGCGTCCGCCGCGTTCACGCTGGTCGTGTGCGACGACTACCTGGACCCGGCGCTGGCCGAGGTGGACGCACGGCACCGGGCCGCGGGCCGGCCCTGGCTGCTCGCCAAGCCGTGCGGTGTCGAGGCCTGGGTGGGCCCGGTGTTCGGCATCTCCGACCGGGCCTGCTGGTGGTGCCTCACGCACCGGCTGCGCGGGCACCGCGCCACTCAGGCGCCGGTGCAGCGGGTGCTTGGGCTGCCCGGCCCGGTGCCGCTTCCTCGGGCCTATCTGGCGTCCGTCCGTACGCTGGGGCTGCAGAGCGCCGTGCTGGAGACAATGAAGTGGGTCGCCGGGATGCGCCACGCCGAGCAGGCCGCCCTGTGCACTCTGGACACCCGCACCCTGCGCACGCGCCACCACCCGGTGACCCGGCGCCCCCAGTGCCCGGCATGCGGGGATCCCGGTCTGGTCGCGGCGAGAGTGCGACGGCCGGTGGTCTTCGTCTCGCGCCTCAAATCGGCCACGGCCGGCGGCGGTCACCGGGCCCTGCCGCCCGAGAGCGTGCTCTCCCGCTACCGGCACCTGGTCGGTCCGCTCACCGGTGTGGTTTCCGAACTGCGGCCCGCCCCGGGCACTCCCGAGGGCCTCAACCACTATGTCTCCGGGCGCAATCCCGCGCTGCGCGCCGACTCGCTCGCCGCCCTGCGGCACGGGCTGCGCAGCCACAGCGGCGGCAAGGGGATCACGCCGCTGGAGGCCGAGGTCGGCGCGCTGTGCGAGGCGGTCGAGCGCTACAGCGCGACCCGCCAGGGGGACGAGCCGGTCGTCGTCGACACCCTCACGGGGCTCGGCGAGAGCGCGCTGCACCCCAACGCCTGCCAGCTGTACGCGGATCGGCAGTTCGCGCAGCGCGAGCGCTGGAACCGATCGGCCGCCGCGTTCCAGCAGGTACCGCCGCCCTTCGACCCGCACGCTCCCACGGAGTGGACCCCCGTGTGGTCGGTGACCGCGGGCACCCACCGTCTGCTGCCCACCTCGATGCTGTACTTCGGCCCCGCACCCGGCCGACGGCCGTCGGTGCCGTGGGCGGACTCCAACGGCAACGCGGCCGGCAGCAGTCTCGAGGACGCTACGCTGCAGGGCTTCCTCGAAGTGGTCGAGCGCGACGCGGTGGCCCTGTGGTGGTACAACCGCACCCGGCAGCCCGCCGTCGACCTGGACGCCTTCGACGAGCCCTGGCTGGCCGGGGTCCGAGCGGCGTACTCGAGGCTGGGCCGTGATCTGTGGGTCCTCGACCTCACTGCGGACTTCGGCATTCCGGTCATGGCGGCCGTCTCCTGCCGCAACCGCGACGACGGAACGCCAGGGCGCATTTCCTTCGGATTCGGCGCGCATTTCGACTCGCGTACGGCACTGCGTCGCGCGGTGACCGAGATGGCACAGCTGCTGCCACCGCCGGACACGGAAATGGAAGCGGACGGTGATTTCGTCTCCCTCCATCCGGAACTGGCCTCCTGGTGGTCGAAGGCAACCACCGGGAATCAGCCATATCTCGTCCCGGACCCGGCCGAGTCACCCCGTACTCCCGCGAGCTACGTATGCAAAGCACGAGTGGACCTGCACAGCGACCTCACGGTGGCGCAGGAGCTGGTGAAGGACCGGGGCATGGAACTGCTCGTCCTCGATCAGACTCGACCTGACGTGCGGCTTCCCGTGGTCAAGGTGATCGTTCCGGGGATGCGTCACTTCTGGGCCAGGTTCGCGCCCGGACGTCTCTACGACGTTCCCGTGGCCCTCGGCCACGTTACGCGTGCGACGCGTTACGACGATCTCAACCCGATCCCGCTGTTCGTCTGAATTACGCTCATCACACCGATCGATGGCCCATTCCAGCCGTGAGCCATACCATGCATTCCGCCAGGTTCCCGGGTGAGGAGGTCAAGATGCCGGACGCTTTCCGTAGATCGGAAAGTAGCGAGGGTGCCGAGGGTTCCCCGCCGGCATCGAGCCGCCTGGCCCTGGCCCCCCGTCTCGCTCGCGCGATCGTGCTGCTCGTGCTCATCTGCTACTGCTCCATCATCATCCTGAATGTGCTCCAGACAGGAGGGGCGAGCACCGCCAAGCTGACGGTCTGCGTCTGTATCGTCCTGCTCGAGTTCGGCGTGCAGTTCGCCCTCGCCTCGCCCTCGGCCCGCACCTGGCCCCTGCGGTGGCGGCTCGTCACCCTCGGTGTACAGGCCGTCCTCACGTATCTGCCCGCCGCCTGGTT
The genomic region above belongs to Streptomyces sp. CG1 and contains:
- a CDS encoding BTAD domain-containing putative transcriptional regulator, giving the protein MDIKVLGRLTAELNGVSVVPSAAKPRQILVLLALQAGRVVTVPTLMEEIWGEHIPRSAATTLQTYILQLRRKIAAALEGDASRQPKDILVTQHGGYLLEVQPGQIDVQDFEQLCASGRDAHEAADYRTSAELLRRALDLWQGPALVDVPVGSVLELEALRLEEDRMAALELRIEADLRLGRHAEIVPELRVLVAKHPMHENFCAHLMTALHRSNKAWRALEAYQRLRGSLVEELGLEPSPRLQRLHLSILSADPALDADLHQRVPFSAAG
- a CDS encoding ketosynthase chain-length factor, which produces MTTSTVVTGLGVAAPNGLGTEDYWKATLAGESGIGPVTRFDATRYPARLAGEVPGFVAEEHIPSRLMPQTDHMTRLALAAAEWALEDAGIDTGDVPEYGMGTVTSASGGAVEFGQRELQNLWSKGKEHVSAYQSFAWFYAVNTGQISIRHKLRGPSGVLLTEQAGGIDAIGQARRHVRKGFQAVVSGGVDAGICPWGWVPQLTTGLMSTEQDPARAYLPFSAEASGYVVGEGGAILVAEDLAAARERGASHVYGEIAGYAATLDPAPGSGRPPGLARAVRTALADAGLTPADIDVVFADAAGVPELDRAEAEVLAEVFGPNAVPVTAPKSMTGRLLAGGAALDAATALLALRDGVIPHTVGVDAAAADYPIDLVTGAPREADLRSALVLARGHGGFNAALVVRRTT
- a CDS encoding TOMM precursor leader peptide-binding protein produces the protein MSRSALPSAEPQVGFKPHLRVEVVGGEAVYLLSECGTTALHGPHVEAIAPLLDGTRTLEAVIQEAAAVVDVTTAGRTIAALAEAQLIGYRAPSADAAAEAYWELSGLSGADAEAALRGTPVRLLVLGSTDPGPVREECLTSGLTLAGDDASAAFTLVVCDDYLDPALAEVDARHRAAGRPWLLAKPCGVEAWVGPVFGISDRACWWCLTHRLRGHRATQAPVQRVLGLPGPVPLPRAYLASVRTLGLQSAVLETMKWVAGMRHAEQAALCTLDTRTLRTRHHPVTRRPQCPACGDPGLVAARVRRPVVFVSRLKSATAGGGHRALPPESVLSRYRHLVGPLTGVVSELRPAPGTPEGLNHYVSGRNPALRADSLAALRHGLRSHSGGKGITPLEAEVGALCEAVERYSATRQGDEPVVVDTLTGLGESALHPNACQLYADRQFAQRERWNRSAAAFQQVPPPFDPHAPTEWTPVWSVTAGTHRLLPTSMLYFGPAPGRRPSVPWADSNGNAAGSSLEDATLQGFLEVVERDAVALWWYNRTRQPAVDLDAFDEPWLAGVRAAYSRLGRDLWVLDLTADFGIPVMAAVSCRNRDDGTPGRISFGFGAHFDSRTALRRAVTEMAQLLPPPDTEMEADGDFVSLHPELASWWSKATTGNQPYLVPDPAESPRTPASYVCKARVDLHSDLTVAQELVKDRGMELLVLDQTRPDVRLPVVKVIVPGMRHFWARFAPGRLYDVPVALGHVTRATRYDDLNPIPLFV
- a CDS encoding beta-ketoacyl synthase, whose amino-acid sequence is MMRRVAITGLGVVAPGGIGVKEYWDLLTAGRTATRTISFYDPSQFRSRVAAECDFAPLAAGLSQQEARRLDRAAQFAVVSTREALADSGLDTSDLDPGRIGTSLGSAVGCTTSLEREYAVVSDGGREWLVDHEYGIPQLYRHFVPSSMAAEVGQAAGAEGPAAVVSTGCTSGLDSLGHAVELIREGTCDIMIAGATEAPISPITSACFDAILATTPRNDTPESACRPFDRTRSGLVLGEGAAVLVLEELESARARGAHIYAEIAGFAQRCNAYHMTGLKPDGREMSEAIDAALAEARLDPTTIDYINAHGSGTKMNDRHETGAFKRSLGEHAYRTPVSSIKSMIGHSLGAIGSLEIAACALAMEHGVLPPTANLHEPDPELDLDYIPLTAREKQTDVVLSVGSGFGGFQSAMVLARPERSIA
- a CDS encoding acyl carrier protein produces the protein MLRESAGEEEGIDLDGDVLDTPFLELGYDSLALLQVIGEVQRTYGISVPDDAVVDAETPRALLELINSGQDNAA
- a CDS encoding acyl-CoA carboxylase subunit beta produces the protein MTILDDLTVSTVAPDLRRAAAELRRIKEEVSRGPDPEATRRQHAKNKLTAHERLAVLFDEGTFTEIEPLRRHRATGFGLEDKKPHGDGVVIGWGLVHGRTVFAYAHDFRVFAGALGEAHAAKVHKVMDLAEAAGAPLVSLNDGAGARIQEGVTALAGYGGIFRRNVAASGVIPQISVMLGPCAGGAAYSPALTDFVFMVRETAQMFITGPDVVQAVTGEKITHNGLGGAEPHATASGVCHFAYDDETECLEDVRFLLSLLPSNNREMPPAAPADDPADRRTEALCDLVPAEPGRSYDVRDVIEELVDDGEYFEVHEAWARNVVCALARLDGHTVGIVANQPAVLAGVLDIHASEKAARFVSTCDAFNIPLVTLVDVPGFLPGVDQEHNGIIRHGAKLLYAYCNATVPRISVVLRKAYGGAYIVMDSRSIGCDLSFAWPTNEIAVMGAEGAANVIFRREINASDDPDAVRVQRIKEYKTELMHPYYAAERGLVDDVIEPAETRSVLIRSLAMLRGKKAEIPARKHGNLPT
- a CDS encoding acyltransferase domain-containing protein, giving the protein MPLTADSALIRRLMVRPGSAGEDWSPVPASPAAVSAVLRAFGRSPRDLPVRTVVYVGAHAPDPSLAPEHEGFAVRTASAPGRALRLAHQELHDGTADFALVAGFDEPEVGTITVYAVKRAAEAVADGDTVLGTLDLTTAGPDAAPELKALVHGHRATDPGRHRLLLWSGRDERDEQRVRGELLPLLSALHHEAFPALPTTVPCGTEPGPVRGAAVTVAALSAAMVHKAKAVTATRPRPVALLFPGQGSQHHAMAAGLYGREPVFTAAFDAALSHMGDEGPRIRADWLTDGRPLIPIDDVRRAQPLLFAVDYALGRMVIGWGVRPTAVLGHSAGELVAATIAGAVALPDAVTMVMERVRQAVKIPPGGMLAVAAEEERLRPYLRDDVAIAAVNANQQTMLAGSAEPLAEIAGRLRADGLTVVTVPATSPFHSPAMAPASEAVEAAYRNIPLRPPVLPLYSGYTGELLRPEEALSPRFWARQITDTVYFKQALESLLAADDMLLIEAGPRQTLTAFARRHRAVRLGASTAVPLLPGRPGTAEADRQSVLTAAARLWTEGHVLSPVALSALWTWRAEPDTGHGAAATPQLAAATS